The following coding sequences lie in one bacterium genomic window:
- a CDS encoding cytochrome c, translating to MRSKSGKTEHLAVLALLLLVSGCFRERTQREWEYMPDMYRSAAIKAQEADPDGASLMRMPPEGAVPRETEIYWPAAADTLAAYAMVNPLPDSKAVLETGKKYFNIYCIVCHGPRGAGDGPVIPKMPPPPPLTSDKVCAWPDGRIHHVIVHGQGNMPSYRSTVDAPTRWAIIRYLRVIQRAEHPLPGDEALLAADSSAVQK from the coding sequence ATGAGATCGAAATCCGGGAAAACTGAACACCTGGCTGTCCTGGCCCTGCTGCTCCTGGTTTCGGGCTGTTTCCGCGAGCGCACCCAGCGCGAGTGGGAGTACATGCCCGATATGTACCGCTCGGCGGCGATCAAGGCGCAGGAGGCTGACCCGGACGGCGCGAGCCTGATGCGTATGCCGCCCGAGGGCGCAGTGCCGCGCGAGACCGAAATCTACTGGCCTGCCGCAGCCGACACCCTGGCCGCCTACGCCATGGTGAACCCGCTTCCCGACAGCAAGGCGGTTCTGGAGACCGGAAAGAAATATTTCAATATCTATTGCATAGTCTGCCACGGGCCGCGCGGGGCAGGGGACGGCCCGGTGATCCCCAAGATGCCGCCGCCGCCGCCCTTGACCTCGGACAAGGTGTGCGCCTGGCCGGATGGCCGTATCCACCACGTGATCGTGCACGGCCAGGGCAACATGCCCTCGTACCGCAGCACGGTGGATGCCCCGACCCGCTGGGCCATAATCCGCTACCTGCGGGTTATCCAGCGCGCCGAGCATCCGCTGCCTGGGGATGAGGCCCTGCTGGCCGCCGATTCCTCGGCCGTGCAGAAATGA
- a CDS encoding 4Fe-4S dicluster domain-containing protein, which yields MEKPAGYWSDIEQYVRAQEAGAEHYRPLCGAPVSTAPEKAGVGRRDFLKLGGLAAVFSLAGCMQRPAEKIIPYLNRPEEIVPGVANYYASSCGGCAMTCGLVVKVREGRPIKVEGNPDNPFNRGVLCARGQASVFDLYDPDRARKPLRRTDQGAWEESSFADLDREIAAKLKERKGEVVLLSGPWHGPARSALAERFVAGLGPASHVRFAPLRDHAYAASRRVCFGDKGQCRYRLDRSRLTLALGADIFASGRFYLEDLRQFTAGRNPESGEMPRLVAFEPTMSETGVLADERYPVATLDLLAVAGALVNQLLLIMKVSAYAQDSALCASFSRFEPEAVEKRLGLPEGLIARLSDELWAASGASLVLTENFSNQFDSDSALHAAGHLLNSILGNEGTTVESGTVGDQQDTDPSEALDELVKRMDRGEVAAVIIAGTNPAFYLPEASGFSRALLNVPLRVSLSERLDETARLCHYVLPGLHALESWGDSEPLRGLFVFQQPTISPLWENRQAEDSLLALGAALGIGEFTNNEKAVAWRDYLKIHWKEIIFPGLGLSADFEAFWLDSLKKGQAELDLGDTPADPPKLDSVAVAAALGELDESTPSAEGEFQLSLTAGSVHLDGRSVNNPWLLELPHPVTRITWDNYVCISPADALERGLSEGDQVRLSVEGAEAVLPVHVKPGQARGALTVDVGWGHVPAGAEEQIHGVNAFALAAFEGGRLAFTRRKARLTPTGERVRLASVQGSADTHGRPIVFETTLEEFRQDPRAGQFEHAGGGHTGEPSALGHYPRATLWKEDEHQYPGHRWGMLIDLNRCNGCGACTLACQVENNIPYVGRREVLMGREMHWIRVDRYFSGDPSNPDSLYQPMLCHHCGHAPCETVCPVLATVHNDEGLNLQVYNRCVGTRYCSNNCPYKVRRFNYFEFSKEAYGEKPLNFTLNPEVTVREKGVMEKCTFCVQRIREARYRAKERGTPVRDGEVVPACVQTCPTGALTFGDVNNPESRISKLLAEPRAFRALEELNTRPQVSYLTLVRNRAPRNNTSESHQHG from the coding sequence ATGGAAAAACCAGCCGGATATTGGTCTGACATCGAGCAGTATGTCCGCGCGCAGGAGGCGGGGGCGGAGCATTACCGGCCGCTTTGCGGCGCGCCTGTGTCCACTGCGCCCGAGAAGGCCGGGGTGGGACGGCGCGATTTCCTCAAGCTGGGCGGCCTGGCCGCGGTGTTCTCGCTGGCCGGCTGCATGCAGCGCCCGGCCGAGAAAATCATCCCCTACCTGAACCGCCCCGAGGAGATTGTGCCCGGCGTGGCCAACTACTACGCCTCCAGTTGCGGCGGCTGCGCCATGACCTGCGGCCTGGTGGTCAAGGTGCGCGAGGGCCGTCCGATCAAGGTGGAGGGCAACCCGGACAACCCGTTCAATCGCGGGGTGCTCTGCGCCCGCGGCCAAGCCTCGGTGTTCGACCTCTACGACCCGGACCGCGCGCGAAAGCCGCTGCGCCGCACTGACCAAGGCGCCTGGGAGGAAAGCTCGTTCGCGGACCTGGACCGGGAAATCGCGGCCAAGCTGAAAGAGCGCAAAGGTGAGGTGGTGCTGCTGAGCGGCCCCTGGCACGGACCGGCGCGCAGCGCCCTGGCCGAACGGTTTGTCGCCGGGCTGGGCCCGGCCTCGCACGTGCGTTTCGCCCCGCTGCGCGACCATGCCTACGCCGCCTCGCGGCGGGTCTGTTTCGGCGACAAGGGGCAGTGCCGCTACCGTCTGGACCGCTCGCGCCTGACCCTGGCCCTGGGGGCTGACATTTTCGCCTCGGGACGGTTCTACCTGGAGGATCTGCGCCAGTTCACCGCCGGGCGTAACCCGGAATCAGGCGAGATGCCGCGTCTGGTGGCGTTCGAGCCTACAATGAGCGAAACCGGGGTGCTGGCAGATGAGCGCTACCCGGTGGCGACCCTTGATCTGCTGGCAGTGGCCGGCGCCCTGGTGAACCAGTTGCTGCTTATCATGAAAGTGTCGGCTTATGCCCAGGACAGCGCCCTGTGCGCCTCTTTCAGCCGTTTCGAGCCGGAGGCGGTGGAGAAACGCCTCGGTCTGCCCGAGGGTCTGATCGCCCGTCTGTCGGATGAGCTGTGGGCTGCGAGCGGAGCCTCTCTGGTCCTGACAGAGAATTTTTCGAACCAGTTCGACAGTGACAGCGCCCTGCACGCGGCCGGGCACCTGCTCAACTCTATCCTGGGCAACGAGGGGACGACTGTCGAAAGCGGCACAGTGGGCGACCAGCAGGACACCGACCCCTCAGAGGCGCTGGATGAGCTGGTGAAGCGGATGGACCGGGGTGAGGTCGCGGCGGTGATCATCGCCGGGACCAACCCGGCGTTCTACCTGCCTGAGGCGAGCGGGTTCAGCCGGGCGCTGCTCAATGTGCCGCTGCGGGTCTCCCTTTCCGAGCGGCTGGATGAGACCGCACGGCTCTGCCATTACGTTCTGCCGGGGCTGCACGCCCTGGAAAGCTGGGGCGACAGTGAGCCTCTGCGCGGGCTGTTCGTGTTCCAGCAGCCCACGATCTCACCCCTCTGGGAGAACCGTCAGGCCGAGGACAGCCTGCTGGCCCTGGGCGCGGCACTCGGCATTGGCGAATTCACAAACAATGAAAAAGCAGTTGCTTGGCGCGATTATTTAAAGATACACTGGAAAGAGATAATCTTCCCGGGCCTGGGCCTGTCCGCCGATTTCGAGGCGTTCTGGCTCGACTCACTCAAGAAAGGCCAAGCCGAGCTGGACCTGGGGGACACGCCGGCCGATCCACCCAAGCTGGACAGCGTGGCTGTGGCCGCGGCTCTGGGCGAGCTTGATGAAAGTACGCCGTCGGCGGAAGGGGAGTTTCAGCTCAGCCTGACCGCGGGCTCGGTGCACCTGGACGGCCGCTCGGTCAACAACCCCTGGCTGCTGGAGCTGCCGCACCCGGTGACCCGCATTACCTGGGACAATTATGTCTGTATCTCCCCGGCGGACGCCCTGGAACGGGGGCTGTCGGAGGGGGACCAGGTGCGCCTGAGCGTGGAGGGCGCGGAGGCTGTCCTGCCCGTGCATGTGAAACCGGGGCAGGCGAGGGGAGCTTTGACCGTGGATGTAGGCTGGGGACATGTCCCGGCCGGGGCCGAGGAGCAGATTCATGGAGTGAACGCATTCGCCCTGGCCGCGTTCGAGGGTGGGAGGCTTGCGTTCACCCGCCGCAAGGCCCGGCTCACGCCCACCGGCGAACGGGTCCGTCTGGCCTCGGTCCAGGGCAGCGCCGACACGCACGGACGGCCGATCGTGTTCGAGACCACGCTGGAGGAGTTCCGCCAGGACCCGCGGGCCGGGCAGTTCGAGCACGCCGGGGGCGGGCATACCGGGGAGCCATCCGCCCTGGGGCACTACCCGCGGGCCACGCTCTGGAAAGAGGATGAGCACCAGTATCCCGGCCACCGCTGGGGCATGCTGATCGACCTCAACCGCTGCAACGGCTGCGGGGCCTGCACCCTGGCCTGCCAGGTGGAAAACAACATCCCGTACGTGGGCCGGCGCGAGGTGCTGATGGGCCGCGAGATGCACTGGATCCGCGTGGACCGCTATTTCAGCGGCGACCCGTCCAACCCCGACTCCCTCTACCAGCCCATGCTCTGCCATCACTGCGGCCACGCCCCCTGCGAGACTGTCTGCCCGGTGCTGGCCACGGTGCACAATGACGAGGGCCTGAACCTGCAAGTCTACAACCGTTGCGTGGGCACGCGCTACTGCTCCAACAACTGCCCCTACAAAGTGCGGCGGTTCAATTACTTCGAGTTTTCGAAAGAGGCCTACGGTGAGAAGCCTCTCAATTTCACGCTCAACCCGGAAGTCACGGTGCGGGAGAAGGGCGTGATGGAAAAGTGCACGTTCTGCGTGCAGCGGATCCGCGAGGCGCGCTACCGGGCCAAGGAGAGAGGGACGCCGGTGCGGGATGGCGAGGTTGTCCCGGCCTGCGTGCAGACCTGCCCCACCGGCGCGCTGACCTTCGGGGATGTCAACAATCCGGAGAGCCGCATCTCGAAGCTCCTGGCCGAGCCGCGCGCGTTCCGGGCCCTGGAGGAGCTGAACACGCGCCCCCAGGTTTCGTACCTGACTCTGGTCCGTAACCGTGCGCCACGGAATAACACAAGTGAAAGCCATCAGCATGGATGA
- a CDS encoding DUF3341 domain-containing protein, which produces MKAHKLLLGYLDTPERALEAAEKARRAGFSGLDLFSPYPVHGFEAALDLKPSWVPSIAKVMLIAGAGLAFLLQAWTSAVDWPINVGGKPLVSWPAFMPVVFEGAVLLAGLATFMSLMHFLRAWPGKRPAVASRRLTVDRFALAIPAMDEADCERIKDFLKGCGIDEIEIREN; this is translated from the coding sequence ATGAAAGCGCATAAGCTGTTGTTGGGCTATCTCGACACGCCTGAGCGGGCGCTGGAAGCGGCCGAGAAAGCCCGCCGGGCCGGGTTCAGCGGCCTGGACCTGTTCTCGCCCTACCCGGTGCACGGGTTCGAAGCGGCCCTGGACCTCAAGCCCTCCTGGGTGCCGTCGATAGCCAAGGTCATGTTGATCGCCGGGGCCGGGCTGGCGTTCCTTCTGCAGGCCTGGACCTCGGCGGTGGACTGGCCGATCAACGTGGGTGGCAAGCCGCTGGTCTCCTGGCCCGCGTTCATGCCGGTGGTGTTCGAGGGCGCGGTGCTGCTGGCCGGGCTGGCCACATTCATGAGCCTGATGCATTTCCTGCGCGCCTGGCCCGGCAAGCGCCCAGCCGTGGCGAGCAGGCGTCTTACGGTGGACCGTTTCGCCTTGGCGATCCCGGCGATGGATGAGGCCGACTGCGAACGGATTAAGGACTTTCTGAAAGGCTGTGGGATAGATGAGATCGAAATCCGGGAAAACTGA
- a CDS encoding methyltransferase domain-containing protein: MTDFSKRSSRYEQNSLVQKSAAQTLIALLAIGAEEDVLDLGCGSGGLTKTLRGLTRGRVLGVDSAAGMLAQARQNSGDDSIEFVQSEAGGMDFDRQFDIVFCNSAFQWFREPAPALEAIRRALRPGGRVGVQAPATRNYCPNFLRAVAAAWEDPDLAPFLAAFDPPWLFLDTERQYSELFQAHGFRVTHCRLETIRGEYAAAQALAIFSTGAAAGYLNPACYRTALPGWYAERFLERVGADFSAQAKGGDRLELVFTRIFLTAVRN, encoded by the coding sequence ATGACCGATTTCTCGAAAAGATCCTCACGCTATGAGCAGAACTCGCTGGTGCAGAAATCAGCGGCCCAGACCCTGATCGCGCTGCTGGCGATCGGGGCAGAGGAGGACGTCCTCGACCTGGGCTGCGGCAGCGGAGGGCTGACCAAGACCCTGCGCGGCCTCACACGCGGACGGGTGCTGGGCGTGGACAGCGCCGCGGGCATGCTGGCCCAGGCACGGCAGAACTCGGGGGATGACAGCATCGAGTTCGTGCAGTCCGAGGCCGGTGGGATGGATTTCGACAGACAGTTCGATATCGTGTTCTGCAACTCGGCTTTCCAGTGGTTCCGTGAGCCTGCCCCGGCTCTGGAGGCAATCCGTCGGGCGCTGCGTCCCGGCGGGCGGGTCGGGGTGCAGGCCCCGGCCACCCGCAACTACTGCCCGAATTTCCTGCGCGCCGTGGCCGCGGCCTGGGAAGACCCTGACCTGGCCCCATTCCTGGCGGCTTTCGACCCGCCCTGGCTGTTCCTGGACACCGAACGGCAGTACAGCGAGCTTTTCCAGGCCCACGGCTTCAGGGTCACGCATTGCCGTCTCGAGACAATCCGCGGCGAGTACGCCGCGGCCCAGGCCCTGGCCATCTTCTCCACCGGCGCCGCGGCCGGCTACCTCAACCCGGCCTGCTACCGCACGGCACTGCCCGGCTGGTATGCGGAGCGGTTCCTTGAGCGTGTCGGTGCGGATTTTTCCGCCCAGGCGAAAGGCGGGGACAGGCTGGAGCTGGTTTTCACCCGTATTTTCCTCACCGCGGTTCGAAACTGA
- a CDS encoding cytochrome c — translation MSEWLKKLLPLAYLAMLLIAIYAVYTSFGSGLKRGEFTGKYYPPDTLKPGAALKPKDEVFLVDLLEPTPEMLSSGKQLFQQNCVSCHGSEGKGNGPKAAGLNPPPRNFTAEKFKNGAASLQIYNTLGTGVPGSSMASFSFLSVRERMDLAHYVRTFVPNPPSNPQELVDQLPKPSGAGAATAAAPSAANADSAKKPEKIKPLPLGLAESQILKEAAEKAGEETRVEVRTIESRLWAERCAVCHGESGQGRAYALRVPNTGLIYVRTKPLSAYHGPALDSPEALARFLAAGVPGLPGHRFSALGQAAATELLDGIRQSQTH, via the coding sequence ATGTCTGAGTGGCTGAAAAAACTTCTGCCCCTGGCCTATCTGGCCATGCTGCTGATCGCGATCTACGCGGTCTATACCTCGTTCGGCAGCGGCTTGAAGCGCGGCGAGTTCACCGGCAAGTACTATCCGCCCGACACCCTGAAACCAGGAGCGGCCCTCAAGCCCAAGGATGAGGTGTTCCTGGTTGACCTGCTGGAGCCCACCCCGGAGATGCTTTCCTCAGGAAAGCAACTGTTCCAGCAGAACTGCGTGTCGTGCCACGGCTCGGAGGGCAAGGGCAATGGTCCAAAAGCCGCCGGGCTGAACCCGCCGCCGCGCAATTTCACGGCCGAGAAGTTCAAGAACGGGGCGGCCTCGCTCCAGATATACAACACCCTGGGGACAGGAGTGCCGGGCAGCAGCATGGCCTCGTTCAGCTTCCTCTCCGTGCGCGAGCGTATGGACCTGGCCCACTACGTGCGCACGTTCGTGCCCAACCCGCCGTCCAACCCTCAGGAGTTGGTGGACCAGTTGCCCAAGCCGTCCGGGGCCGGTGCTGCCACAGCGGCTGCGCCCTCCGCGGCAAACGCGGATTCGGCAAAAAAGCCGGAGAAGATCAAGCCCTTGCCTCTGGGACTGGCCGAAAGCCAGATTCTAAAAGAGGCTGCGGAAAAGGCGGGAGAAGAAACCAGAGTCGAAGTCCGGACGATAGAAAGCCGCCTCTGGGCCGAGCGCTGCGCAGTCTGCCACGGCGAGTCAGGGCAGGGGAGAGCCTATGCTCTGCGTGTTCCCAACACCGGCCTGATCTACGTCCGGACCAAGCCGCTGTCCGCTTATCACGGCCCGGCCCTGGACAGCCCGGAAGCCCTGGCGCGGTTCCTGGCCGCGGGTGTTCCCGGCCTGCCGGGGCACCGTTTCAGCGCTCTGGGGCAGGCCGCGGCCACTGAACTTCTGGACGGTATCCGTCAGAGCCAGACACACTGA
- the nrfD gene encoding polysulfide reductase NrfD, translated as MKAISMDETTQISPDAAEKITSPGWLPESMGMARVTEDVQRPMDARPGLFWAMLLFAAMSLAGMMFLTVGWQLHKGLGILGINHPVMWGSYITNFVFWVGIGHAGTLISAILLLFRQRWRNQINRTAEAMTIFAVMTAGLFPLLHVGRTWVAYWLIPYPNHRELWVNFRSPLIWDVFAVSTYFAVSAMFWFQGLIPDFATLRDRAVNKIKKFVFGVLALGWSGSSRDWNNYERAYWQFAWLATPLVLSVHSVVSFDFATALLPGWHATIFPPYFVAGAIFSGMAMVVTLLVLMRRAYHLEDYISLRHLEMMNKVILFTSLLVGYSYAMEFFTAWYSEETYERFVFMNRATGPYWATIWTMLICNVFVPQLFWFRKIRRSLRAMLVISILVNVGMWLERFNIIVTSLSREFLPANWGHYSLTVFDWAVLVGSFGFFFTFFLLFIKFFPAISMSETKMVLLKPGAGGKRADR; from the coding sequence GTGAAAGCCATCAGCATGGATGAAACCACCCAGATAAGTCCGGACGCGGCTGAAAAAATCACCTCACCCGGCTGGCTGCCCGAGTCGATGGGTATGGCCCGGGTGACCGAGGATGTGCAGCGCCCGATGGACGCCCGCCCGGGACTGTTCTGGGCCATGCTGCTTTTCGCCGCGATGAGCCTGGCCGGGATGATGTTCCTGACCGTGGGCTGGCAGTTGCACAAGGGCCTGGGAATCCTGGGTATCAACCATCCGGTGATGTGGGGCTCGTACATCACCAATTTCGTGTTCTGGGTGGGCATCGGGCACGCGGGGACGCTGATCAGCGCGATCCTCCTTCTCTTCCGTCAGCGCTGGCGCAACCAGATCAACCGCACCGCCGAGGCGATGACCATCTTCGCCGTGATGACCGCCGGGCTGTTCCCGCTTCTCCACGTGGGGCGCACCTGGGTCGCCTACTGGCTGATCCCGTACCCCAACCACCGCGAGCTGTGGGTCAATTTCCGCTCGCCGCTCATCTGGGATGTTTTCGCGGTGAGCACCTATTTCGCGGTCTCGGCCATGTTCTGGTTCCAGGGCCTGATCCCCGATTTCGCCACCCTGCGCGACCGGGCGGTGAACAAGATCAAGAAATTCGTCTTCGGGGTGCTGGCCCTGGGTTGGAGCGGCTCCTCGCGCGACTGGAACAACTATGAGCGCGCCTACTGGCAGTTTGCCTGGCTGGCCACGCCGCTGGTGCTGTCGGTGCACAGTGTGGTGAGTTTCGATTTCGCCACCGCGCTCTTGCCCGGCTGGCACGCGACTATTTTCCCGCCGTATTTCGTGGCCGGGGCCATTTTCAGCGGCATGGCGATGGTGGTCACCCTGCTGGTGCTGATGCGCCGGGCCTACCACTTGGAGGATTATATCTCGCTGCGGCACCTGGAGATGATGAACAAGGTGATCCTGTTCACCTCGCTGCTGGTGGGCTACAGCTATGCGATGGAGTTTTTCACCGCCTGGTACAGCGAGGAGACCTACGAGCGCTTCGTGTTCATGAACCGGGCGACCGGCCCCTACTGGGCCACGATCTGGACCATGCTGATCTGTAACGTGTTCGTGCCGCAGCTTTTCTGGTTCAGGAAAATACGCCGCAGCCTCAGGGCCATGCTGGTTATCTCGATCCTGGTCAACGTAGGCATGTGGCTGGAGCGGTTCAACATCATCGTCACTTCTCTATCGCGCGAGTTCCTGCCCGCTAACTGGGGGCATTACAGCCTGACCGTTTTCGACTGGGCCGTACTGGTCGGCTCGTTCGGCTTCTTTTTCACGTTCTTCCTGCTCTTCATCAAGTTCTTCCCGGCGATCTCGATGTCCGAGACAAAGATGGTGCTGCTGAAACCGGGCGCGGGCGGAAAGAGGGCTGACCGATGA
- the coxB gene encoding cytochrome c oxidase subunit II: protein MKQRLFILSTALLAALACAGAHPGDITNWLQAPASTTAVEVRHSFFLTLILIAPFLLAAEGLLLFVIFRFRAKPGREPAKFHENTRLEIAWTVAPALVLIVIAVSTYKLIESINYSPASDIQVEVTGQRFFWKYTYPEYGLTISDEPLVVPENKVVTLLGTSVDVIHSWWVPALGIKKDVLPGRITEAWFKARRGTYKGQCAELCGPLHAEMLIDVKVVSEDEFKSWIRSKQAELAVPSAAAPADSSAAKPADSTGTATGRQ from the coding sequence ATGAAACAGAGGCTCTTCATACTCTCCACCGCACTGCTCGCCGCCCTGGCCTGCGCCGGAGCACACCCGGGTGACATCACCAACTGGCTGCAGGCCCCGGCCTCGACCACCGCGGTCGAGGTGCGCCACAGCTTTTTCCTCACCCTGATACTGATCGCCCCGTTCCTGCTGGCCGCCGAGGGCCTGCTGCTGTTCGTGATCTTCCGTTTCCGGGCCAAGCCCGGACGAGAGCCGGCCAAATTCCACGAAAACACGCGCCTGGAGATCGCCTGGACAGTCGCACCGGCCCTGGTGCTTATCGTGATCGCGGTCTCCACCTACAAGCTGATCGAGAGTATCAACTACTCTCCGGCCAGCGATATCCAGGTCGAGGTCACGGGCCAGCGCTTTTTCTGGAAATACACCTACCCGGAGTACGGGTTGACTATCTCGGACGAGCCGCTGGTGGTGCCCGAGAACAAGGTGGTCACCCTGCTCGGCACGAGCGTGGATGTGATCCACTCCTGGTGGGTCCCGGCCTTGGGGATCAAAAAGGACGTGCTGCCGGGACGGATCACCGAGGCCTGGTTCAAGGCGCGCCGTGGAACATACAAGGGGCAGTGTGCCGAGTTGTGCGGCCCGCTGCACGCTGAAATGCTGATCGACGTTAAAGTTGTCTCTGAAGACGAGTTCAAGTCCTGGATCAGGTCCAAGCAGGCCGAGCTGGCCGTGCCGTCCGCCGCAGCGCCGGCGGATTCCTCCGCCGCCAAGCCCGCCGACTCGACCGGGACCGCCACGGGAAGACAGTGA
- a CDS encoding cytochrome c family protein, whose amino-acid sequence MLKPVKNHIHLILLLLIVLGLGGKFLWNLEYNTGYTPDQPIPFSHKLHAGDYKMDCLYCHASAEKGPHATIPPMNVCLGCHSVIAVTKDNIKKMTQMYNDGEVMPWVRVHRLPDHVYFNHKWHLNAGVTCQECHGPVETMAVVGQVMRLEMGDCLACHRKRDKSDAWLALQDSLGTGGYPVMEYKSYPYLKYISRATLWSAEAAGELPAVKAAPAKSATGVFPEQNALTQCSTCHQ is encoded by the coding sequence TTGCTCAAACCAGTTAAAAACCACATACACCTGATACTGTTGCTGCTCATTGTCCTCGGCTTGGGCGGGAAATTTCTCTGGAACCTGGAGTACAACACCGGCTACACACCGGACCAGCCGATTCCTTTCTCACACAAGCTGCACGCCGGCGACTACAAGATGGACTGCCTGTACTGCCACGCCTCGGCCGAGAAAGGCCCTCACGCCACGATCCCCCCGATGAATGTCTGCCTGGGCTGCCACTCGGTGATCGCGGTCACGAAGGACAACATCAAGAAAATGACCCAGATGTACAACGACGGCGAAGTCATGCCCTGGGTGCGGGTGCACCGTCTGCCGGACCATGTCTATTTCAACCACAAGTGGCACCTTAACGCTGGGGTGACCTGCCAGGAGTGCCACGGCCCGGTGGAGACAATGGCTGTGGTGGGCCAGGTTATGCGACTGGAGATGGGCGACTGCCTGGCCTGCCACCGCAAGCGCGACAAGAGCGATGCCTGGCTCGCCCTTCAGGACAGCCTGGGCACGGGGGGTTACCCGGTCATGGAGTACAAGAGCTATCCGTACCTTAAATATATCAGCCGGGCCACACTGTGGAGCGCCGAGGCCGCCGGCGAGCTGCCGGCAGTGAAAGCCGCACCGGCCAAGAGCGCCACCGGTGTTTTCCCGGAACAGAACGCTTTGACCCAGTGCAGCACCTGTCACCAGTGA